The Rhodopseudomonas palustris genome window below encodes:
- the thiS gene encoding sulfur carrier protein ThiS, with protein sequence MLVTINGEQREVQSASVAALMAELDCTGGHFAVALNYDVVPRGKWDETPVTAGDEIEILTPRQGG encoded by the coding sequence ATGCTTGTGACCATCAACGGCGAACAGCGCGAGGTTCAGTCCGCCAGCGTCGCCGCGCTGATGGCCGAGCTCGACTGCACCGGCGGCCACTTCGCCGTCGCGCTCAACTACGACGTCGTCCCCCGCGGCAAATGGGACGAAACCCCCGTCACCGCCGGCGACGAAATCGAGATCCTGACGCCGCGGCAGGGGGGATGA